Genomic window (Manduca sexta isolate Smith_Timp_Sample1 chromosome 26, JHU_Msex_v1.0, whole genome shotgun sequence):
atcttgtaactggAGCTCACAGGCTGACAAGAATAATTGTCATACCTGAATAATAATCCTTACCTTCTGTCTAATTCCAAAAGCGCGATGTCGTGGTACGTACTTGGTGATTTATACTCTGGATGCTTGTGGATCGTTTTAATCTCGTACCGATTTGAAGAATCTGTGACTTCGTTCCTCGCTAAAGCTCCTAAATACGCATACGTAACTCTACCCCtgcgaaaatataatataaatttgtgtaGCTCATTATATGCGCTCaatacctaataaatatttttacatttctcaGCAAACTTAAATCTGAAACTAGAGATATATGACATCGAATGTTCATCGAAGTGAATGAATTCCTTCTTCGACTTGTAGGGATTCTTTcaggccacggcggccaatgtcATGGGGATCAGCCAGATGcacaggaaatattatagtgcacatgtATGTGCGTAATATACAGGTACAATCTctattcctttactctcataattCGGTGACACGACAATCCGaatatgaccggagagagagaGCACGACCAACGGCTTTGCGAGCTTTCCGCGTCACGAAGGTATCACATCACCAAGTCCCTGACTCCGAACTGCGATTAAGCATTTTTTAAGCtggaaaaacccagtcgcaatgtttttggcccgacccgagGTTCGAACCCAAGGCCTCAGCGTGACTGATGTATTCGTAGCGCGTACGCATAACGACTACACCACCGGGGCAGTCCAGTTATTAGGAGTATACAAACGCGTCTCTGTGTCCTATGCAATGCCCAGCTGTGAGAATGAAGTTTTCACTGATGAGAGTTCCACCACAACTCCATATCACAAACGCTTCATTACCGAAACCGAGCAGCGCCTGGAAAATACGTGTATAGTATAAAATTTCGGTATGTTACGGCATCTTGCGGGAACCAAATTTTAACTGattatcaaattaaagctgaaaaaaaactttatcctaattataattttagggAATTGGCGCAAAGTCTGatagttaatatttataccCAACTACATAGCCAACATACTGGACTGAAGGGGCACCATGGAAGACTTTCCGTGGAAGGCCGTTTCCAATAGCCACGCGGCGGAGTCAGCTGGTGGAGGCGCTTCCAGTTAAAATATGTAGTTTGACATAATTTCATCAACAGTCGAAAAATGCAGTTTCTCGTGGTGTCTCGGTCAAAAAGCTTGTTCTTAGGAATATCGTGTATTCATTATAGTATAAGAAATTATCTGTAAATGAAGCAATAATGTTGTCCACTTTACGCTTTCTACTTACCATATGAGGAAATTCGTTCTTTGAAGCATTCTGTCCTCCTACAATAAGTTCGTCTGCATTCATATTACATTTGGTTTTTCTTTCCATTACCTCATTCATCAGTGCATTGGTTCTTTCGCAAGGATACACTAGTTGCTCCTGGTACTCCAAACACtctagaaaaataaacataaaatctgCAAACAAATCATAAAATGGAGGAGTCTAATTCATTACCAAGTATGCATGAACAGTTTGCATTATGCATTCgttcgtttattatttatatatatatgactaacctatatatatatatgtatatatatatatatatatatatatatatatatataaatataggttatatatattaggttatatatatatataaatatatatatatataggttaGTGTGGCTGAACAGCCCGGTTTTAAATGCTACTAATACTGAAAAGTTACTGTTACTACTTTACtgtaggtgccaccgcaatgcctatttctgccgtcaagcagcagtgtgtaatcattATGGTGTTTCAGTTAAAAGAATattgtggccagtgtaactaagtactggacattataaaacttaacatctcatgtcttacaATGGGAcgcgctgtggaataccaaacaatactttgtaattcaaggtgttggatggtgtttctactgtttatgggcggttgtatagCTTACCACTAGGCGAACGgtaaactcgtctcgtcatccaaatcaataaaaaaaggtaacctggattttttttatacaatatttgttattcatggatgatttatgaaacaatattacCAGAGGTGTAGACgaatatttggtttcatttattaacccATTGTAAATAGAACGCTATATACTCTATGAAAAACCGTTGGAATGAATTGGTAGTACGTACTGTCCCATGCCTTTTGGCCTGTTTTTGGCGAAGTCAAGTTTGCATCGATAGGTGGACAGTCACTCTCTAGTGAATCTTCGGTCGAGTTGTCGGAGTCTAGTATTTCTGGCGATTTCTCTGTAGTTACAACCTGCATAGGGCTGGGAATAAAGAAGCCGCGTTAATATCATTAGATAAGCTTTTCAAATAATCCTGTAATCGATCTATCGAAAATACTCCCACCGTCGGCACTTTCAGGGCTCAAGTTACgcaaaaatcaattttatgctTACTTCCATTGTcaagaataaaataacttacGCATTCTTCGTAAATATTTTGCAGGAAATAAGTAGTGTGCCCCATGGTGTGGTgacgtcatttttttattaaacacggtACCGTGTATAATATCAGCCAAAAACCCTTCAAGTATTTTACATAGTAAACATTTCGACCtctgtgttatttatttgtttacatgttACAAtgattgtatgtatatatataatgtttagCTATTGACGGACCGGTCTATACAAAATGAGCTCAATATTTTGAAGTCTGGTTGACGGTGTTTTGGGTTCCTATTTAAATGTTGAACgggaaataattaaaagtgGCCGACATTCAATTCCGCTACAGAAACACAAAACAACgtccaatttttttaaatgtgacatttaattaaatctgcCTTTTGTGACAAAAATTACGCTCAGATATCAATTTATAAGGCATTTAATTGGCTGTAAAATAAGCAAATTCCAAATGGCATCTTTTTCCATATACAACAATACATAATCAATAAATgacttaaatgttattttaaaaaaattattaagcaaTGTTTTAAGTTACTGTTTAGTATTGAAAGTGCACGTTTCCTGTACAGTCCAGATTATTCCTcgctagtcgacataattatgccagtcTCTAAGACCTAACACCTAATTAATCATTTGTCTAAATTCAATGAACTGGGCATTTTGTTTCTTCAGGAAATATTACACGTTTCTTTTTTTGAGTTGaagatacaatatattatgtaaaagtatAAAACGTTATTGATCAAAATCATAATTCCTAATCGACAACCTTTGATAAACCggctaaacattttaatttttaatgtttctgaGAGCTTAAGtgtaattaagataaataaaaacatcatttaCCGTATCGTAGTAGTGGTTATAGGGGTCAGCGGCTGAGTCGATGTGCTCACATTGTCGATGCAACAGACAATGGAATCAAACTTGTCAAATCCACATATCTACAAACAATAAacctcaaaataatattacaataaagccTTGCAACTGTTCATAGCTGCTTGAAAACCTTTACTCGctctagtaaaaatatttaatattcttaatttagccaaaatataaatactagaAAGCTTACCTTATTTTcagatttataattaatcttaGGCATCATCCATTAATCACGTGAATATCGAAAGAGGGGAAGGAGTTcggaaataaaattactaaatattactaGGGGGGAGGAAATGAgataaaatgtgtatttatttttcgttgattgcgcgaattaatttaaaaattgcaatataataataattatatactttgTACCAAAAAAATACACGCGATTTTGGGTAGGGGAGATGGGTAGTCAAAACCTCACCACATATCACCAGGGGGCGGGAGGGGGTTAAAAAGTCACTAAAAACATCGCGTGATTAATGGACCACCCCTTACCATGTAGCATTTTACCTGCGGGTGTTTCCTACGAAGTACGAAATCTTCCGTGGCTTTGACACACTTTcgaatatttatacaaattccaGATACTCCATTTTCTACACATGGGTCACCTAGAATGAGATTACGATTTACATTGAACATATTGgtgaatcaattaaaaatattt
Coding sequences:
- the LOC115454140 gene encoding serine protease snake-like, with translation MFCITLLITWCIVVGAQYEGDPCVENGVSGICINIRKCVKATEDFVLRRKHPQICGFDKFDSIVCCIDNVSTSTQPLTPITTTTIRPMQVVTTEKSPEILDSDNSTEDSLESDCPPIDANLTSPKTGQKAWDKCLEYQEQLVYPCERTNALMNEVMERKTKCNMNADELIVGGQNASKNEFPHMALLGFGNEAFVIWSCGGTLISENFILTAGHCIGHRDAGRVTYAYLGALARNEVTDSSNRYEIKTIHKHPEYKSPSTYHDIALLELDRRVLLDALTKPACLHTGDPIGDEQVWATGWGFTQDGGWSAETLQKVQLNKFSTFDCLIHYAPFREGTRGFDKDTQICYGHKSQAKDTCRGDSGGPLQIKHKKINCMWLVLGVTSFGKKCGSIGEPGIYTKVSHYVPWIESIVWP